The Sulfitobacter sp. S223 genome has a window encoding:
- a CDS encoding NlpC/P60 family protein — protein MSRAHIIEAAREWIGTPYVHQTATRGAGSDCLGLIRGVWREVYGQEPESVPAYSMDWSEPQGEERLWEAALRHLETKPVSQAEAGDVLLFRMRQSAVAKHLGIQSQAGSAPRFIHAYSRHGVVESPLSAPWRRRVVACFEFPEEVI, from the coding sequence ATGAGCCGCGCGCACATCATTGAGGCGGCCAGGGAGTGGATTGGAACTCCCTACGTGCACCAGACAGCCACGCGAGGCGCTGGAAGCGATTGCTTGGGGCTGATCCGTGGCGTCTGGCGGGAGGTTTACGGTCAAGAGCCCGAGTCAGTGCCTGCGTATTCAATGGATTGGTCGGAGCCGCAGGGAGAAGAGCGGCTTTGGGAAGCGGCCTTGCGTCATCTGGAAACGAAGCCTGTGTCGCAGGCGGAGGCAGGTGATGTGCTGCTGTTCAGGATGCGGCAAAGCGCTGTCGCCAAACATCTGGGGATCCAATCGCAAGCGGGTAGCGCCCCGCGTTTTATCCATGCCTATTCACGTCATGGTGTTGTCGAAAGCCCGCTGAGCGCGCCGTGGCGTCGCCGTGTGGTGGCTTGTTTTGAATTTCCCGAGGAGGTCATCTAA